A region of the Candidatus Brocadia sp. genome:
GAAAGACATGGATTATCTAAGATTATCAAGCATTATGAAAAAAACGATCTTTGGCTCTCTTCTCATCTGTGTCAGCCTCAGTTTTTTTACGTCCAGGATGGTATGGAGTAATCTATGGAATGGTAAGGTGGTTCTTCAAGGATTCTTCTGGGATTGCTGGAATGAAAATTATCCCCGGGACTGGTACACCTATTTGGCCAAACTTATCCCGCGCTTGCGTGATATGGGGTTTGATGGCATCTGGACCCCTCCACCCTGTAAAGGAAATAGTGGTATAAATGGTATGGGATACGATCTTTTTGATCATTATGACCTGGGGGATAAGGATCAGAAGGGTACGGTTGCCACCCGATTCGGAGATAAAGATAGTTTTCTGCGATTGATTGCGGTGGCGCATGCCAATGGTCTTGAGGTCTACCCTGACATTGTCCTCAATCATGTCATTGGAGGGGAGGAAGATTCAAATGCCCCGGGTGATAAGGCCAAAAAATTTCGTTACGCTGGATTTTCTGGGTTGCAGAACGGTCGCTGGGCAAAGGATCATTGGAATTTTCATCCAAATCCTGACCATTGGTGTACAACCGGCGACTGGTGTGAGCAGCTCTTTGGTCCGGATATTTGTTACCTGGATCCTGAACATGGTGGCGGGGGAAGCGGGAAATACATGAGGGACAGTGCCAGGGAATGGTTCGTGTGGTTTAAAAAGCAGACAGGTGCGGATGGATTTCGCTTCGATGCCGTAAAACATTTTCCTGCGCATGTAGTTGAAGATATTCTGTATAATGCTATGGGCAACCGGATTGATTTTTTTGCGGTCGGGGAGTTTGTGGGAAGCCAGCATCAACTGGATGAATGGGTCGGTTTAACCCGGAATCGATCAGGTACCTTTGACTTCTCTTTAAGGGACGCCTTTGCAAATATCGTTGAAGCCAGTGGTTTTTTCGATATGGGCAGCCTGCCTAATTACCAGCAAAAAAATCGAATAAAGACAGTCCCTTTCGTAAATAACCATGATACGTGGCGGGGTTATTTCTGGGATTCCAATCCCGGCTCCGATAAACATGACGACCGATCGGACGATTGGCGCAAGAATGGAGACGAACTTGCCCCTACCATTGATCCGGATAATGAAAGGACCGACGTTGTCTATGCTGCCGTTTTTGCTGTGGACGGGAGTCCCGTGGTTTACTATGAGGATCTTTTTGTAAACTACGGTCATAAACGTTTTAAAGCCGATCCTAAGACACTGACGGC
Encoded here:
- a CDS encoding DUF1939 domain-containing protein, whose amino-acid sequence is MQVMSILKVKEKDMDYLRLSSIMKKTIFGSLLICVSLSFFTSRMVWSNLWNGKVVLQGFFWDCWNENYPRDWYTYLAKLIPRLRDMGFDGIWTPPPCKGNSGINGMGYDLFDHYDLGDKDQKGTVATRFGDKDSFLRLIAVAHANGLEVYPDIVLNHVIGGEEDSNAPGDKAKKFRYAGFSGLQNGRWAKDHWNFHPNPDHWCTTGDWCEQLFGPDICYLDPEHGGGGSGKYMRDSAREWFVWFKKQTGADGFRFDAVKHFPAHVVEDILYNAMGNRIDFFAVGEFVGSQHQLDEWVGLTRNRSGTFDFSLRDAFANIVEASGFFDMGSLPNYQQKNRIKTVPFVNNHDTWRGYFWDSNPGSDKHDDRSDDWRKNGDELAPTIDPDNERTDVVYAAVFAVDGSPVVYYEDLFVNYGHKRFKADPKTLTARNYLINLIWAHQKLNFKDGAYKVRYQGSPDLLIIERSGKALIGMNDHGSQWLEAWVQTDFGTHIKLHDYSGSNTNDLTTDDNGWVKVSVPPMGYSVWGPAGMQGEFSPHSLRTTQEFRLADDLGDSRTSSLGYGGKIRYGEYRTGGSVWVAANSVVKIWVYTEGKRDIELRVDKPNTKGAKSKDQGQYLENGNASDNNSLYLEFSADREGYHQLSARIIENDQTPTTAYIKVEYEAPAVSDKF